A window of the Pseudomonas furukawaii genome harbors these coding sequences:
- a CDS encoding flagellar protein MotY — MRQRYLVFLSLFASLPAMAITFQTRLEKVEWKVEGDKFECRLSQPITDFGAGEFVRRAGEQATFRLKARERWMGAGSATLLAAAAPWQPGRGDINLGVVSVEGGEVPFNSSQQQAGRLLTGLLEGRSPVIRHRTLQGGDALEVRLLPARFEQAYQAYLDCTAKLLPVNFDQVKRMQLGFPGGGMELDDMARARLEIMLDFIKADPSVNHIEIDGHSDNSGNRLTNRDLSRRRALAVFEYLKANGFPEAQMVMRFHGERYPLVPNNSSANRAKNRRVTVQLSRVDLPQSSPSTPADAPATPAAPASEAPAVPPAPPAKAPAPTGS; from the coding sequence GTGCGCCAGCGCTACCTCGTCTTCCTGAGCTTGTTCGCCAGCCTGCCGGCCATGGCCATCACCTTCCAGACGCGTCTGGAAAAGGTGGAGTGGAAGGTGGAAGGCGACAAGTTCGAGTGCCGTCTGTCGCAGCCCATCACCGACTTCGGTGCGGGTGAATTCGTCCGTCGAGCAGGCGAGCAGGCCACCTTCCGCCTGAAAGCCCGCGAACGCTGGATGGGTGCGGGCTCCGCCACGCTGCTGGCCGCCGCCGCACCCTGGCAGCCGGGACGGGGTGACATCAACCTCGGCGTCGTCAGCGTGGAGGGGGGCGAGGTGCCCTTCAACAGTTCCCAGCAGCAGGCCGGACGCCTGCTCACCGGCCTGCTGGAGGGGCGCAGCCCGGTGATCCGCCATCGCACCCTGCAGGGCGGCGACGCGCTCGAGGTGCGGCTGCTGCCGGCCCGGTTCGAGCAGGCTTACCAGGCCTACCTGGACTGCACCGCGAAGTTGCTGCCGGTGAACTTCGACCAGGTCAAGCGCATGCAACTGGGCTTTCCCGGCGGCGGCATGGAACTGGACGACATGGCCCGGGCCAGGCTGGAAATCATGCTCGACTTCATCAAGGCCGATCCCAGCGTCAATCACATCGAGATCGACGGCCACTCCGACAACAGCGGCAACCGCCTGACCAACCGCGACCTGTCGCGTCGCCGCGCCCTGGCGGTGTTCGAGTACCTCAAGGCCAACGGCTTCCCCGAGGCGCAGATGGTCATGCGCTTCCACGGCGAACGCTACCCGCTGGTGCCCAACAACAGCTCGGCGAACCGGGCGAAGAACCGCCGCGTCACCGTCCAGCTTTCCCGGGTCGACCTGCCCCAGTCGTCACCCTCGACGCCCGCCGACGCCCCGGCGACCCCCGCCGCGCCGGCGTCCGAGGCCCCGGCCGTCCCACCAGCACCGCCGGCGAAGGCGCCTGCCCCCACCGGTTCCTGA
- a CDS encoding argininosuccinate synthase — MADVKKVVLAYSGGLDTSVILKWLQDTYNCEVVTFTADLGQGEEVEPARAKAQALGVKEIYIDDLREEFVRDFVYPMFRANTIYEGEYLLGTSIARPLIAKRLIEIANETGADAISHGATGKGNDQVRFELGAYALKPGVKVIAPWREWDLLSREKLMDYAEKHAIPIERHGKKKSPYSMDANLLHISYEGGVLEDTWTEHEEDMWRWTKSPEAAPDTPTYIELTYQAGDIVAIDGKAMTPAQVLAELNRIGGENGIGRLDIVENRYVGMKSRGCYETPGGTIMLKAHRAIESITLDREVAHLKDELMPKYASLIYNGFWWSPERLMLQQMIDASQANVNGVVRLKLYKGNVIVTGRKSDDSLFDANIATFEEDGGAYNQQDAAGFIKLNALRMRIAAGKGRKLI, encoded by the coding sequence ATGGCGGACGTGAAGAAGGTTGTCCTGGCTTATTCCGGTGGCCTGGACACCTCGGTGATCCTCAAGTGGCTGCAAGATACCTATAACTGCGAAGTGGTGACCTTCACCGCCGACCTCGGCCAGGGCGAGGAGGTCGAGCCGGCCCGCGCCAAGGCCCAGGCCCTGGGCGTCAAGGAAATCTACATCGATGACCTGCGCGAAGAGTTCGTCCGCGACTTCGTCTACCCGATGTTCCGCGCCAACACCATCTATGAAGGCGAGTACCTGCTGGGCACCTCCATCGCCCGTCCGCTGATCGCCAAGCGCCTGATCGAGATCGCCAACGAGACCGGCGCCGACGCCATCTCCCACGGCGCCACCGGCAAGGGCAACGACCAGGTGCGCTTCGAGCTGGGTGCCTACGCGCTGAAGCCGGGCGTCAAGGTGATCGCCCCCTGGCGCGAGTGGGACCTGCTGTCCCGCGAGAAGCTGATGGACTACGCCGAGAAGCACGCGATCCCGATCGAGCGCCACGGCAAGAAGAAGTCCCCGTACTCCATGGACGCCAACCTGCTGCACATCTCCTATGAAGGTGGCGTGCTGGAGGACACCTGGACCGAGCACGAAGAGGACATGTGGCGCTGGACCAAGTCCCCGGAAGCCGCGCCGGATACCCCCACCTACATCGAGCTGACCTACCAGGCCGGTGACATCGTCGCCATCGACGGCAAGGCCATGACGCCCGCCCAGGTGCTGGCCGAACTGAACCGCATCGGCGGCGAGAACGGCATCGGTCGCCTGGACATCGTCGAGAACCGCTACGTCGGCATGAAGTCCCGTGGCTGCTACGAGACCCCCGGCGGCACCATCATGCTCAAGGCCCACCGCGCCATCGAGTCCATCACCCTGGACCGCGAAGTCGCCCACCTGAAAGACGAGCTGATGCCCAAGTACGCCAGCCTGATCTACAACGGCTTCTGGTGGAGCCCCGAGCGCCTGATGCTGCAACAGATGATCGACGCCTCCCAGGCCAACGTGAACGGCGTGGTGCGCCTGAAGCTGTACAAGGGCAACGTCATCGTCACCGGCCGCAAGTCCGACGACTCGCTGTTCGACGCCAACATCGCGACCTTCGAGGAAGACGGCGGCGCCTACAACCAGCAGGACGCGGCGGGCTTCATCAAGCTCAACGCCCTGCGCATGCGCATCGCCGCCGGCAAGGGCCGCAAGCTGATCTGA
- the gloA gene encoding lactoylglutathione lyase: MRLLHTMLRVGDLDKSIAFYTEVLGMTLLRRKDYPDGQFTLAFVGYGDEAHNSVIELTYNWGVDAYELGTGYGHIALEVDDVYKACDDIRARGGKITREPGPMKHGTSILAFVEDPDGYKIELLSPSRKD; the protein is encoded by the coding sequence ATGAGACTGCTGCATACCATGCTGCGCGTCGGCGACCTGGACAAATCCATCGCCTTCTACACCGAAGTCCTGGGCATGACCCTGCTGCGCCGCAAGGATTACCCGGATGGCCAGTTCACCCTGGCCTTCGTCGGCTATGGCGACGAGGCCCACAACAGCGTGATCGAGCTCACCTACAACTGGGGCGTGGACGCCTACGAGCTGGGCACCGGCTATGGCCACATCGCCCTGGAAGTCGACGATGTCTACAAGGCCTGCGACGACATTCGTGCCCGTGGCGGCAAGATCACCCGCGAGCCGGGCCCGATGAAGCACGGCACCAGCATCCTCGCCTTCGTCGAGGACCCGGACGGCTACAAGATCGAATTGCTGTCCCCCTCTCGCAAGGATTGA
- a CDS encoding sensor domain-containing diguanylate cyclase, which translates to MEGFAVSHERNLECLVRAVQELSLARDLDRIAEIVRSAARELVNADGATFVLRDDDRCFYKDEDAISPLWKGLRFPIESCISGWAMINCEPVVVEDIYRDPRIPHDAYRPTFVKSLVMVPIRRLSPVGAIGTYWADQRRAGEREVALLQALADSTSVAMENVQLYRELEQRVEDRTRDLVTANRLLYDEACERERVEQGALRLEMTDELSGLNNRIGFLRQAESALQDARRRGDSRLLLLHLVLEGLDGLDGEARVMAVARFLRERFGQGECLARLGGGVFLVLTRGEPESVTRRLRAALDSANAGARRPLALRIGHLGCGVDDDPQRLMRQAEDAALAGD; encoded by the coding sequence ATGGAGGGTTTCGCTGTCAGTCACGAGCGCAATCTCGAATGCCTGGTGAGGGCCGTCCAGGAACTGTCCCTGGCCCGCGACCTCGATCGCATCGCCGAGATCGTCCGTAGCGCCGCGCGCGAACTGGTGAACGCCGATGGTGCCACCTTCGTGCTGCGTGACGACGACCGCTGTTTCTACAAGGATGAGGACGCCATCTCGCCCCTGTGGAAGGGCCTGCGCTTCCCCATCGAAAGCTGCATCAGCGGTTGGGCCATGATCAATTGCGAGCCCGTGGTCGTGGAAGACATCTACCGCGATCCGCGGATTCCCCACGACGCCTATCGCCCCACCTTCGTGAAAAGCCTGGTCATGGTGCCCATCCGGCGTCTGTCGCCGGTGGGCGCCATCGGCACCTACTGGGCCGACCAGCGCCGCGCCGGCGAGCGGGAGGTGGCGCTGCTCCAGGCCCTGGCCGACTCCACCTCGGTGGCCATGGAAAACGTCCAGCTCTACCGCGAGCTGGAGCAACGGGTGGAGGACCGGACGCGGGACCTGGTCACCGCGAATCGGCTGCTCTACGACGAGGCCTGCGAGCGCGAGCGCGTGGAGCAGGGCGCCTTGCGCCTGGAAATGACCGACGAACTGAGCGGGCTCAACAACCGCATCGGTTTCCTGCGCCAGGCGGAGTCGGCCTTGCAGGACGCTCGTCGACGGGGAGATTCCCGCCTGTTGCTGCTGCACCTGGTCCTGGAAGGGCTGGACGGGCTGGACGGCGAGGCCCGGGTCATGGCGGTCGCCCGATTCCTGCGCGAGCGCTTCGGCCAGGGTGAGTGCCTTGCGCGCCTGGGCGGTGGAGTCTTCCTGGTGTTGACCCGTGGCGAGCCCGAGAGCGTCACGCGCCGTCTTCGCGCCGCGCTGGACAGCGCCAATGCCGGCGCGCGCCGGCCCTTGGCGTTGCGCATCGGCCATCTCGGCTGCGGCGTGGACGACGACCCGCAACGGCTGATGCGGCAGGCGGAAGACGCCGCCTTGGCGGGCGACTGA
- the modB gene encoding molybdate ABC transporter permease subunit, whose product MSFPLDSTDLAAIRLTLELATLTTLLLLLLGTPVAWWLARTRSRLKGPVAAVVALPLVLPPTVIGFYLLVSMGPHGVIGQFTQSLGLGTLPFTFAGLVVGSVIYSMPFVVQPLQNAFSAIGNRPLEVAATLRAGPWDTFFSVVLPLAWPGFVTASILGFAHTVGEFGVVLMIGGNIPEKTRVVSVQIFDHVEAMEYAQAHWLAGGMLLFSFLILLALNTSRRLKPGWT is encoded by the coding sequence ATGAGCTTTCCACTCGACAGCACCGACCTGGCCGCCATCCGGCTGACACTCGAACTCGCCACCCTCACCACGCTGCTCCTGCTGCTGCTGGGCACGCCCGTCGCCTGGTGGCTGGCGCGCACCCGTTCGCGGCTCAAGGGACCGGTCGCGGCCGTGGTGGCCCTGCCCCTGGTGCTGCCGCCCACCGTCATCGGCTTCTACCTGCTGGTGAGCATGGGGCCCCATGGCGTCATCGGCCAGTTCACCCAGAGCCTGGGTCTCGGCACCTTGCCCTTCACCTTCGCCGGCCTGGTGGTGGGCTCCGTGATCTACTCCATGCCCTTCGTGGTGCAGCCCCTGCAGAACGCCTTCAGCGCCATCGGCAACCGCCCCCTGGAGGTCGCCGCGACCCTGCGGGCGGGCCCCTGGGACACCTTCTTCAGCGTGGTCCTGCCGCTGGCCTGGCCGGGCTTCGTCACCGCCTCCATCCTCGGTTTCGCCCACACCGTCGGCGAGTTCGGCGTGGTGCTGATGATCGGCGGCAACATCCCGGAGAAGACCCGTGTGGTGTCGGTGCAGATCTTCGATCACGTCGAGGCGATGGAATATGCCCAGGCCCACTGGCTGGCTGGCGGCATGCTGCTGTTCTCCTTCCTCATCCTGCTGGCGCTCAACACCAGCCGGCGCCTGAAACCCGGCTGGACCTGA